One Coffea arabica cultivar ET-39 chromosome 5c, Coffea Arabica ET-39 HiFi, whole genome shotgun sequence DNA window includes the following coding sequences:
- the LOC140004052 gene encoding 3',5'-bisphosphate nucleotidase AHL-like isoform X1 yields the protein MEDDKYSLELNVAVRVVHMACSLCQKVQKGLLSATSFVQFKSKEDNSPVTIADWSVQAMVSWILSEIFGSQNISIVAEEDVQTLSKPESAGLLEMVVNTVNECLSEAPSFGLKSPAQALGPSQVLEAIGRCNAAGGPLGKHWVLDPIDGTLGFLRGSQYAIALALIDKSEVVIGVLGCPNYPAKRNWLVKHEQQSHAVPDLSVTNPGIWEEGCILYTRRGSSEAWMQPLVQGDKKLVWPNSARLVRVSSIQDPALATFCEPVEEANSNHSFTAGLAQAVGLRKKPLRVHSMVKYAAIARGDAEIFMKFARAGYKEKIWDHAAGVLLVQEAGGVVTDAGGRPLDFSKGMYLEGLDRGSPNKCTSGRSQLEDSFTCGKYNISLSHPVHEKEESMQAFGRQRFAFSHWNPD from the exons ATGGAGGACGATAAATACTCTCTGGAATTGAATGTGGCCGTGAGGGTGGTGCATATGGCATGCTCACTCTGTCAAAAAGTCCAAAAAGGATTGCTTTCTGCTACATCCTTCGTTCAATTCAAGTCTAAAGAGGATAATTCCCCTGTCACTATCGCCG ATTGGAGTGTACAAGCCATGGTAAGCTGGATCTTGTCAGAAATATTTGGGAGCCAGAACATCTCCATAGTTGCTGAAGAAGATGTTCAAACTCTTTCAAAGCCTGAATCAGCAGGTCTGTTGGAAATGGTTGTCAACACCGTGAATGAATGCCTAAGTGAAGCACCCAGCTTTGGTCTTAAAAGCCCGGCTCAAGCTCTTGGGCCTTCACAAGTTCTTGAGGCAATTGGCAGGTGCAACGCAGCCGGAGGTCCTCTTGGTAAGCATTGGGTCCTTGATCCTATTGATGGAACGCTAGGATTTTTGCGTGGGAGCCAGTATGCTATTGCTCTTGCCTTGATTGATAAATCAGAAGTTGTTATTGGAGTTCTTGGCTGCCCTAATTACCCAGCTAAAAGAAACTGGCTTGTTAAACACGAGCAACAAAGTCATGCTGTGCCAGATTTGTCAGTGACTAACCCTGGTATATGGGAAGAAGGGTGTATCTTGTACACAAGGAGAGGTAGTAGTGAAGCTTGGATGCAGCCACTTGTCCAGGGTGATAAAAAGCTTGTCTGGCCAAATTCTGCAAGATTAGTGCGAGTTTCTTCTATTCAGGATCCAGCACTGGCTACTTTCTGTGAGCCAGTGGAAGAAGCTAATTCAAATCATTCCTTCACAGCCGGACTTGCTCAAGCCGTTGGGCTAAG AAAGAAGCCGCTCCGTGTTCATAGCATGGTGAAATATGCAGCAATAGCTCGGGGAGATGCTGAGATTTTTATGAAGTTTGCCAGAGCGGGCTACAAGGAGAAGATATGGGATCATGCTGCTGGTGTTCTCCTTGTACAAGAGGCTGGTGGTGTGGTAACTGATGCAGGAGGGCGGCCACTGGACTTTTCAAAGGGAATGTACCTTGAAGGGCTTGATAGGG GTTCACCAAACAAATGTACATCTGGACGCAGCCAGCTTGAAGATAGCTTCACCTG TGGCAAGTACAATATCTCCCTGAGTCACCCTGTccatgagaaggaagagagTATGCAAGCTTTTGGCAGGCAACGTTTTGCTTTCTCCCACTGGAATCCGGACTAA
- the LOC140007849 gene encoding uncharacterized protein isoform X1: protein MMMALSIAAAVASPAHHPKQTLKPLKPLKPILGLPLRISSRLSVPKLHLSDHPFVPEVERAVDSLHSEFRAVDNLVARNTARVLKAFQNVRVGSHHFSSSTGYGHEEAGGREALDQVFAEIFGAESAIVRAQFFSGTHAITCALFAFLRPGDELLAVAGAPYDTLEEVIGIRDSHGVGSLKDFGIEYREVPLKEDGSLDWDALKLAVKSKTKCALIQRSCGYSWRHSLSVTEIGRAIDIIKVQNPNCLVMVDNCYGEFVENIEPPMVGADLIAGSLIKNPGGTIAPCGGYVAGKKKWVEAAAARLSAPGLGVDCGSTPGDIMRTFFQGLYLSPQMVGEAVKGSFLIAEVMTDKGYRVQPLSRIPRHDTVQAVQLGSRELLLAFCEAVQRSSPVGSFTRPVAGASPGYASEVIFADGTFVDGSTSELSCDGPLREPFCVFCQGGTHWTQWGLVLGEVLKLL from the exons ATGATGATGGCCTTATCCATTGCTGCTGCTGTTGCCTCCCCAGCTCATCATCCAAAGCAAACTCTAAAACCCCTTAAACCCCTTAAGCCCATACTTGGTCTTCCACTTCGCATAAGTAGCCGGCTCTCAGTTCCCAAGCTTCATCTTTCCGACCACCCCTTTGTCCCTGAG GTTGAAAGAGCAGTGGATTCGTTGCACTCGGAGTTCAGAGCTGTGGATAATCTGGTGGCCCGCAATACTGCTCGTGTTCTCAAGGCTTTTCAAAATGTCCGGGTCGGATCTCAT CACTTTAGTAGTAGCACTGGCTATGGACATGAAGAAGCTGGAGGACGTGAAGCCCTTGACCAAGTTTTTGCAGAAATTTTTGGTGCTGAATCTGCCATTGTTCGAGCACAG TTTTTCTCAGGTACCCATGCCATTACTTGTGCTTTGTTTGCCTTCCTGAGGCCTGGGGATGAG CTTCTAGCAGTTGCCGGTGCTCCTTATGATACATTAGAAGAAGTTATTGGAATCAGGGACTCTCATGGAGTGGGCTCTTTGAAAGATTTTGGAATAGAGTATAGAGAAGTCCCA CTTAAGGAGGATGGCAGCCTTGATTGGGATGCACTTAAGCTTGCTGTAAAATCGAAGACTAAATGTGCACTCATTCAGAGGTCGTGTGGTTACTCATGGCGTCACAGTTTGAGTGTTACTGAGATAGGAAGGGCCATAGACATTATCAAG GTGCAGAACCCTAACTGTTTGGTCATGGTTGATAATTGCTATGGTGAATTTGTGGAGAATATTGAACCTCCTATGGTT GGTGCAGACCTAATTGCTGggagtttgataaaaaatcctGGTGGAACAATCGCTCCTTGTGGTGGGTATGTTGCTGGTAAGAAGAAATGGGTGGAAGCAGCAGCAGCTCGTCTCTCAGCTCCAGGACTTGGTGTTGATTGTGGTTCAACACCTGGTGATATAATGCGAACTTTTTTTCAGGGTTTATATCTTTCACCTCAAATGGTTGGGGAAGCAGTTAAG GGAAGCTTTTTGATTGCTGAAGTCATGACAGATAAAGGATACAGGGTGCAGCCTCTTTCTCGGATTCCACGTCATGATACTGTGCAG GCTGTGCAACTTGGAAGCCGTGAACTTCTGCTTGCTTTCTGTGAAGCTGTGCAAAGAAGCTCTCCAGTAGGTTCCTTCACTCGGCCAGTTGCAGGAGCATCTCCCGGCTATGCGTCGGAG GTGATTTTTGCTGATGGGACGTTCGTTGATGGGAGCACAAGTGAACTCTCATGCGATGGACCATTACGGGAGCCCTTCTGTGTTTTTTGTCAG GGTGGCACTCATTGGACACAGTGGGGACTAGTTTTAGGGGAAGTTTTAAAACTTTTGTGA
- the LOC113688962 gene encoding uncharacterized protein yields MGKSGRDWTQIYAIYGMDDWHTPFFLLIHAVFFSALSVFFLLYFEPICFLTQHFLPIIGPGLARFIAGFTGSVTALSAVCLFFAAANFFYSSVSLHWDMAQRMVNSVSDWSSVKQALDLGCGRGILLNAVAMQLKKSGSSGRVVGLDPTGARRNGPSTLSTLRTAGLEGVQEYVTCRAGDPRTLPFSDNYFDVVVSSVFVHTVGKEFGAKSAAAGAERMRVLGEVVRVLKAGGVGVVWDLVHVPEYVQRLHELKMEDIRVSERVTAFMVSSHIVSFKKPNHHFAGSNEVRLDWRFNNLC; encoded by the coding sequence ATGGGCAAAAGCGGCAGAGACTGGACGCAGATCTATGCGATCTACGGCATGGACGATTGGCATACACCCTTTTTCCTACTCATCCATGCCGTCTTCTTCTCCGCCCTCTCCgtcttcttcctcctctacTTCGAGCCCATTTGCTTCCTCACACAGCATTTCCTCCCCATCATCGGGCCCGGATTGGCCCGTTTCATCGCGGGCTTTACAGGCTCGGTTACCGCCCTCTCCGCCGTCTGCCTCTTCTTTGCAGCCGCCAACTTCTTCTACTCCTCTGTTTCACTGCACTGGGACATGGCCCAGCGGATGGTCAACTCGGTCTCCGACTGGTCGTCGGTGAAGCAAGCCCTCGACCTCGGGTGCGGCCGGGGAATCCTCCTCAACGCGGTGGCTATGCAGCTGAAGAAGTCAGGGTCGTCGGGGCGGGTGGTTGGGCTGGATCCGACTGGGGCACGGAGGAACGGGCCGAGCACCCTGTCGACCCTCAGGACAGCCGGGCTGGAGGGGGTCCAAGAGTATGTCACGTGCCGGGCAGGTGACCCCAGGACGCTGCCCTTCAGCGATAATTACTTCGACGTGGTGGTATCGTCTGTGTTCGTGCACACGGTAGGGAAGGAGTTTGGGGCGAAATCAGCTGCGGCGGGTGCAGAGAGGATGAGGGTGCTGGGGGAGGTGGTGAGGGTTCTGAAGGCGGGTGGGGTCGGGGTGGTGTGGGACCTAGTACACGTTCCCGAATATGTGCAGAGGTTGCATGAATTAAAGATGGAGGATATCAGAGTGTCTGAACGTGTAACGGCCTTCATGGTCAGCAGCCACATCGTATCATTCAAGAAGCCAAACCACCATTTTGCCGGGTCTAACGAAGTTAGACTCGATTGGAGATTCAACAATCTTTGTTGA
- the LOC140004052 gene encoding 3',5'-bisphosphate nucleotidase AHL-like isoform X2, translating into MEDDKYSLELNVAVRVVHMACSLCQKVQKGLLSATSFVQFKSKEDNSPVTIADWSVQAMVSWILSEIFGSQNISIVAEEDVQTLSKPESAGLLEMVVNTVNECLSEAPSFGLKSPAQALGPSQVLEAIGRCNAAGGPLGKHWVLDPIDGTLGFLRGSQYAIALALIDKSEVVIGVLGCPNYPAKRNWLVKHEQQSHAVPDLSVTNPGIWEEGCILYTRRGSSEAWMQPLVQGDKKLVWPNSARLVRVSSIQDPALATFCEPVEEANSNHSFTAGLAQAVGLRKKPLRVHSMVKYAAIARGDAEIFMKFARAGYKEKIWDHAAGVLLVQEAGGVVTDAGGRPLDFSKGMYLEGLDRGIVACSGVKLHEKIIGAVYASWDSSNL; encoded by the exons ATGGAGGACGATAAATACTCTCTGGAATTGAATGTGGCCGTGAGGGTGGTGCATATGGCATGCTCACTCTGTCAAAAAGTCCAAAAAGGATTGCTTTCTGCTACATCCTTCGTTCAATTCAAGTCTAAAGAGGATAATTCCCCTGTCACTATCGCCG ATTGGAGTGTACAAGCCATGGTAAGCTGGATCTTGTCAGAAATATTTGGGAGCCAGAACATCTCCATAGTTGCTGAAGAAGATGTTCAAACTCTTTCAAAGCCTGAATCAGCAGGTCTGTTGGAAATGGTTGTCAACACCGTGAATGAATGCCTAAGTGAAGCACCCAGCTTTGGTCTTAAAAGCCCGGCTCAAGCTCTTGGGCCTTCACAAGTTCTTGAGGCAATTGGCAGGTGCAACGCAGCCGGAGGTCCTCTTGGTAAGCATTGGGTCCTTGATCCTATTGATGGAACGCTAGGATTTTTGCGTGGGAGCCAGTATGCTATTGCTCTTGCCTTGATTGATAAATCAGAAGTTGTTATTGGAGTTCTTGGCTGCCCTAATTACCCAGCTAAAAGAAACTGGCTTGTTAAACACGAGCAACAAAGTCATGCTGTGCCAGATTTGTCAGTGACTAACCCTGGTATATGGGAAGAAGGGTGTATCTTGTACACAAGGAGAGGTAGTAGTGAAGCTTGGATGCAGCCACTTGTCCAGGGTGATAAAAAGCTTGTCTGGCCAAATTCTGCAAGATTAGTGCGAGTTTCTTCTATTCAGGATCCAGCACTGGCTACTTTCTGTGAGCCAGTGGAAGAAGCTAATTCAAATCATTCCTTCACAGCCGGACTTGCTCAAGCCGTTGGGCTAAG AAAGAAGCCGCTCCGTGTTCATAGCATGGTGAAATATGCAGCAATAGCTCGGGGAGATGCTGAGATTTTTATGAAGTTTGCCAGAGCGGGCTACAAGGAGAAGATATGGGATCATGCTGCTGGTGTTCTCCTTGTACAAGAGGCTGGTGGTGTGGTAACTGATGCAGGAGGGCGGCCACTGGACTTTTCAAAGGGAATGTACCTTGAAGGGCTTGATAGGGGTATAGTTGCTTGCTCTGGTGTAAAGCTGCATGAAAAAATTATTGGGGCTGTTTATGCTAGCTGGGACTCATCTAATCTATGA
- the LOC140007849 gene encoding uncharacterized protein isoform X2 — protein sequence MMMALSIAAAVASPAHHPKQTLKPLKPLKPILGLPLRISSRLSVPKLHLSDHPFVPEVERAVDSLHSEFRAVDNLVARNTARVLKAFQNVRVGSHHFSSSTGYGHEEAGGREALDQVFAEIFGAESAIVRAQFFSGTHAITCALFAFLRPGDELLAVAGAPYDTLEEVIGIRDSHGVGSLKDFGIEYREVPLKEDGSLDWDALKLAVKSKTKCALIQRSCGYSWRHSLSVTEIGRAIDIIKVQNPNCLVMVDNCYGEFVENIEPPMVGADLIAGSLIKNPGGTIAPCGGYVAGKKKWVEAAAARLSAPGLGVDCGSTPGDIMRTFFQGLYLSPQMVGEAVKGSFLIAEVMTDKGYRVQPLSRIPRHDTVQI from the exons ATGATGATGGCCTTATCCATTGCTGCTGCTGTTGCCTCCCCAGCTCATCATCCAAAGCAAACTCTAAAACCCCTTAAACCCCTTAAGCCCATACTTGGTCTTCCACTTCGCATAAGTAGCCGGCTCTCAGTTCCCAAGCTTCATCTTTCCGACCACCCCTTTGTCCCTGAG GTTGAAAGAGCAGTGGATTCGTTGCACTCGGAGTTCAGAGCTGTGGATAATCTGGTGGCCCGCAATACTGCTCGTGTTCTCAAGGCTTTTCAAAATGTCCGGGTCGGATCTCAT CACTTTAGTAGTAGCACTGGCTATGGACATGAAGAAGCTGGAGGACGTGAAGCCCTTGACCAAGTTTTTGCAGAAATTTTTGGTGCTGAATCTGCCATTGTTCGAGCACAG TTTTTCTCAGGTACCCATGCCATTACTTGTGCTTTGTTTGCCTTCCTGAGGCCTGGGGATGAG CTTCTAGCAGTTGCCGGTGCTCCTTATGATACATTAGAAGAAGTTATTGGAATCAGGGACTCTCATGGAGTGGGCTCTTTGAAAGATTTTGGAATAGAGTATAGAGAAGTCCCA CTTAAGGAGGATGGCAGCCTTGATTGGGATGCACTTAAGCTTGCTGTAAAATCGAAGACTAAATGTGCACTCATTCAGAGGTCGTGTGGTTACTCATGGCGTCACAGTTTGAGTGTTACTGAGATAGGAAGGGCCATAGACATTATCAAG GTGCAGAACCCTAACTGTTTGGTCATGGTTGATAATTGCTATGGTGAATTTGTGGAGAATATTGAACCTCCTATGGTT GGTGCAGACCTAATTGCTGggagtttgataaaaaatcctGGTGGAACAATCGCTCCTTGTGGTGGGTATGTTGCTGGTAAGAAGAAATGGGTGGAAGCAGCAGCAGCTCGTCTCTCAGCTCCAGGACTTGGTGTTGATTGTGGTTCAACACCTGGTGATATAATGCGAACTTTTTTTCAGGGTTTATATCTTTCACCTCAAATGGTTGGGGAAGCAGTTAAG GGAAGCTTTTTGATTGCTGAAGTCATGACAGATAAAGGATACAGGGTGCAGCCTCTTTCTCGGATTCCACGTCATGATACTGTGCAG ATATGA
- the LOC140007850 gene encoding uncharacterized protein, which produces MDRGQLTFMGSTVCVMLTLHFTIQLLTQHFMSWKKPKEQIAIVIIILMAPIYAIDSYVGLLDLLGSKPFFTFLESVKECYEALVMAKFLSLMYTYLNISISKNIVPDEIKGREIHHSFPMTLFMPHTTRLDHNSLKLLKNWTWQFVVLRPVCSVLMIALQLLGWYPDWVSWIFTMILNVSVSLALYSLVVFYHVFAKELAPHKPLAKFLCIKGIVFFCFWQGLLLSGLVSVGIIKSTHFWLDVEHLQEALQNVLVIVEMVFFSIVQQHAYSAEPYRTYSVSGSGDKKKE; this is translated from the exons ATGGATCGAGGTCAACTCACCTTCATGGGATCTACTGTATGTGTTATGCTCACCCTGCATTTCACCATACAGCTTCTGACGCAACACTTCATGTCTTGGAAAAAGCCAAAGGAGCAAATAGCCATAGTTATCATCATCCTCATGGCTCCCATATATGCCATTGACTCATATGTTGGCTTGTTAGATCTTCTTGGAAGCAAACCATTTTTCACTTTCTTAGAATCTGTCAAAGAGTGCTACGAAGCTCTG GTGATGGCTAAGTTCTTGAGTTTGATGTACACATACTTGAACATATCGATAAGCAAAAATATTGTGCCAGATGAAATTAAAGGACGGGAGATTCACCACTCCTTCCCAATGACACTTTTTATG CCTCACACTACCCGTTTGGACCATAATTCACTGAAGCTTCTCAAGAATTGGACGTGGCAGTTTGTTGTCCTTCGCCCTGTGTGCTCCGTCTTAATGATTGCTCTTCAATTGCTTGGCTGGTATCCTGATTGGGTCAGCTGGATATTCACCATGATTCTAAATGTATCTGTTTCATTGGCATTGTATTCCCTTGTGGTTTTCTACCACGTTTTTGCTAAAGAGCTGGCACCACACAAACCCCTTGCGAAGTTCTTATGTATAAAAGGGATTGTTTTCTTCTGCTTCTGGCAG GGTTTGCTACTCAGTGGTCTTGTGTCCGTTGGCATAATCAAATCTACTCATTTCTGGCTTGATGTGGAGCATCTTCAGGAAGCTCTTCAGAATGTCTTGGTGATTGTGGAGATGGTTTTCTTCTCCATTGTTCAGCAGCATGCATATAGTGCTGAACCGTACCGTACTTACTCAGTTTCGGGTTCtggagacaaaaaaaaagagtaa
- the LOC113687777 gene encoding uncharacterized protein has product MVCFCFLVDQKRMVRRCKPVAGSCSRCGRGASVAEMRTSTRFCYIPFYWKSWKAIICSFCGAVLKSYR; this is encoded by the coding sequence ATGGTTTGCTTCTGCTTTTTGGTGGATCAGAAGAGGATGGTAAGGCGGTGCAAGCCGGTGGCAGGGTCGTGTTCGCGGTGCGGTCGCGGGGCAAGCGTGGCCGAAATGCGAACTTCCACGAGATTCTGTTAcattccattttattggaaatCTTGGAAGGCGATCATATGCAGCTTCTGTGGAGCCGTTCTTAAATCCTACAGATAA